TAATGTCTATAATAGCCTTATTACAATGAATGCGACGTCATTAATACCTATTCTTCTTTCCTTTATTTTATCATCTCAATCTTTGAATAGCAATGACCTCTGAATGGAATCATCGTTTCATTCATTTGACCCTATGATTTCCTACATGGCTCTGTACAACCTCCGGACAGGCTGGTTTTTTCAGCCGAAATATTCATGAGGCACTTACCTCTAAACGTGACAAGTCAAACATCCCCGCGTCACTCTGTGTAAATCCATGCGTTTATTGGACGCTTACCTCACTTCTTATATCTTCGCTGCATTCTATTATACTTTTCTAAATGTGACAAGTGAAACGTCCCCGTGTCACCCAAAGGATTTAACAGCGCATCCGTAGTTTAAGCAGCTTTTATCAAATCCTGAGGATTTTCTAATAATAAGGATAAGGCCAGTTATCCTGACATAAGAATAATGGATATTACGGGGTGGCGGGGTTCTTCCGCAAAAATCCGTTATCCGGGTTTTGAATGTGGATCATACATCAATTTGGCCGTCAATAATTTTTGACCGCATCGACCATACATGGTTCGTTTTATCATTTTAAGTTTGTTGTTGACCCCTTCCACAAATCCGTTTGATAAATCACTGATAACAGCATTTTCAACTGCTTCGAGATCTTTTTCCAGTCCGGCGGCAAAAATCGCCAGCTCCTTTACATTTGATTTTTTGTATCTGTCGATAAACAGATACAGTTGGGGTAAACTTTTTTCTTTAAAAATCCGGCGAAATTCTTTGATGCATTTGTATAGTTCGCCGATAATTGGATATTTCTCCATCAGGCATTCACGATACCCGGATAAAACGGCATCATTCATCCAGAGAAAACGGAAGATACTTCTCCGGGTAACATGATCAAATTTGCTCAACTGCTTCTTTCGGCTGATGGATTCAATCGAAGCGCTTCGATAAACAGCAATTTCAATGCCGTGGGCCTCAATCAGCTTGTTCATATAGTCATATGCGGTGGACACTTGTCCTGAATAGCCCTGTTTTTTTATCTCTCGATAGATGTCTTTGCGGATCATCCCGGAAGCCAATGATTTCATAATGTAATCATAATAACGATCAGCACCGCTTAGCAGTTCCCGGCGACATAATGCATCAAAATCGCCATTCATATACTTGCGAATCGTATTTCTGCTGCAATGGAGGATTTTTGCAATTTGTCGGGAACTGAAACCGGCATCAACATGGTCTTTTATTGCCTTGTAGAGTTGGACTTTGTTTTCATTATAGCTGTCCAGTTTTACCAGTGGATCATTTTTTTTTAAAACCTTCTGCCGTTTTTTCTTTCGGTTGTTGCTTATCAGAATGATCCTGATCGATCGGTATTTTTATATCAGCCGGAACAACTGATTTGAGTGCATTCTGAACGGCCTCCAGCAAATTCTGATGAAGATGAAACCGGTCTGCAATCTGCATGGCATCAGGAAGTATTTCCCTAATAGCGGAAGCATAGGCCCCGGCACGGTCTCGAGTGATGCGCTTGACCTGTCTGTTCTGCCGCAGCCAGGCCTTGAGCGTGTTGCTGTCACGACCATTAAGAACCGCGACCGGTTTGTGTGTGGCTTCATCAACAATCACAGTTCCGTATCGGCTTCTTTTTTTGAAGGCAAAATCATCGACACCAATCGTTTCACTACAAACTGGAACCGGCTGAGCCTCATAATGTTCTGTAAGAAAGCGGATCACACTATCTCCACTGATATAAAGGTTCATTGCCTGACAGATCCGTGCGCACCCTTCACAACTGGTTTCCATTGCCAGCAAGCAGATGAAATCTTCACAGCGCTGAGTCATTCTTCGGTTTGCATTGAGAAAATCATTAAATGTTTCAGCAACGGTTTTAACCGAGCACGCTTCATTGTCACAAATGTACTCATGGGCTTTAATCCGGAGCTGAACATTCTTTCCCAGTATTGGAAGATCCTGAACTTTTCTTGTATAGGTACCGTGATAATGATTAAGTGTCTGGTGGCACCTGGGACAGATACAGGTTCTGGAAAGAGATTTCATATGGATAATGATTTTATCAGTTTCAATTACTTCCGTGATCTTTAAAACATCGGATGGGAAGTAATGATCCAAAATCAGGGTATTTGGTGAATCCATTTTTACCACCCTTTCTAGCTATTTGATGCTTTTATTATATCACTTCAGGTTTAGTAAATAGCTTAACAGACGGATTTTTGCGGAAGAACCACCATCATGACCAATATTCCGGCAAAAGCAACGGAAACCGGTTTAAAATATTTCGGTAAGAATCGGACTTTTTTAACCGTTTTTTGCGGTTGTCGGGTAATATAGTCCAGTTCGGTCATTTTGATCACCGGCATTGCCGCCAATTTCTCAAAATCCAGCGCCGGAGCCATATTGATGCCTTGCCGCAAAGACTTTTCAATATTCAATTGTTTTTTATGAGCCACTATATCACCTCCTGTTCGGTGAGATATTTTTTCAATTTTTTTAATCCGCGATGATATTTAGACAACACCGTCGATAATTTCATCTCCAGATTGTTGGCTATTTCGCGGTGGGTAAATCCGGAAATTGCATGTAAAAGAATAATTTCCGTTTCTTCAGCATTTAAGATTTTTAAAGCCGCCTGGAGTACCAGCCGATCTTCATTGTCAGTGATATAAGAAAAGTTCGAATCATTTTCGAGATCGGTTATTTCGACACTGTCATTTTTTTGTTTAAGTCGGAGTTTCGAGATCGACAAATTCCGGGCAATTGTAAATACCCACGCCATTGGTTTACCCATGGGATTATAAAGATGGGCAGCCGCCCGAATTTTCAGGTAGGTATCCTGAACCACATCCAGAGCGTCATCGTGATTTTTAAGTGTCGAAAGAACAAAGGCATACACCGTACGCTCAGTCAGTCGGTAAAATTCTTCAAATGCGTCCATATCGTTTTGGGCAATGCGCGTGAATATGGTTTCATCAATTTGCAGTTTTGGTCGTTCTTCGCTGTTTATGTTTTCTGGTACCACCATATTCAAAAATAGGTTCATCAGGTATAACCCCCAACATTATATTAACGTTTCGATCAAACGTTTTATTGCATCATTTGTAAATTTTTTTTACAATTCCTTATTATTGACGATAATTTGTTAAATTGCAAGCAGTAGCAGCTTGTAAGCTACATTTTTTTTGCACGATTCTTTTTCTATCTGATTATAACATAATTGGGCCGCTTTTTCTGGAATAATGTGATTAATTACAATATTATTATCCATTTAACGTGATCTTTACTGATTATCTCACCACTATATACCGCTATATAATAAAGAAGATTTTTTTCGACAGCGGTTGTGTGAATTTTTATCCCCTGCCTACCAAGGTTTATAGGTGACTTTTTTTCATATGCGTGATAAAATAGAATTATTATGGGAATATAAGTTTTATCACATTTTTTAGAGATGCGAAGTACACAAATTTTAATGTTGTCTTTTGGGCTATTTTTCAGGTAATCGCAAAAAACAGCGAACAATGGAGGAGTATAAAATGGAAAAAAAGGTAAACTATTCAGTTGATGATTTGATCGATCTACACGTCTTGCAGCAATTTCAAGATAGTTTTGCAAAAGCACTTGGTATGGCCAGCGTTTCTGTTGATAATGTAAAAGGAACCATTACCGAACCCAGTAATTTTACAGATTTTTGTATGAAGTATACCCGTGGTTCAACCGAGGGCAATAAACGTTGTGTCAGCTGTGATATCAACGGCGGCAAAAAAGCCGGTACTTCCGGAAAACCTGCGGTATATTCCTGCCATGCCGGTTTGGTCGATTTTGCGGCGCCAATTGTTGTTGACGGTGTTCAGATCGGAGCCATCCTTGGTGGCCAGGTGCTTGATGCTCCCCCTGATGAAGCCAAATTTAGAAAGATCGCCCGCGAAATCGGTGTCGATGAAGACGAATACATTGCGGCATTACGTAAAATAACCATTGTTCCCCGTGCGAAAATTACGGCTGCGGCAGATATGTTATACATTTTTGCCAATTCTATTTCTAAAATGGGCCATCATAATCGCTTGTTGGTGGACGAAACTGAAAAATTCCAGTCAATCTCGGAAAATATGTTTGAAAATATTCGTACGGTCAGTGAAGTGATCGCCAACTTCTCCGTTCAAATTGATTCATTAATTAAAGCCTCAGACGAATTATTGGAATCTTCAACCGTTTCTAAAAACAAAGTTAAAGAAACCGATTCAATTCTTAAGTTTATTCGGGATGTTGCCACCCAGACTAATCTGCTCGGTTTAAATGCCGCCATCGAAGCAACCCGCGCCGGCGAATTCGGCCGCGGCTTTAATGTCGTTGCCGATGAAGTCCGAAAGCTGGCTGTCATGAGTGTCGATTCGGCTAAAAAAATCGAAAGTATCCTCGACAGTATCGTTGTCAGTATGAACAGCGTCGAATCCCAGGCGGCTAAATCCTACAAAATTATTGGCGAACATCAGGATGCCATGATCGAAATAAACGAAAAATTAGCATTACTCAACCAAATATCCGATAAATTAAAGGTTGAGATCAATACCCTTAAAAACAGCATTTATTAAAAACCCTTGAAGGCAGGGTGTCTTCTACCTAAAACCTGTACCGACACTTATTAATCGTTTGTCTGCTGCAGAATCGGACAGGCTAAGGCCATGTCCGCTCTGATGCAAACAACCTGATTAATAAGTGTCGGTACGATGTTAGCTTTTTTGATAAGCTAAGGCGGTGCACCCGCCTTTTTTTTATGCGCTAAATTACAAATATTTGGCATGTTTTGTTTATCTCTTCTATTTAATAGGTGTAACACCATTTTAAAAAAGGAGGATAAACAATTGAAATGAAAAAATTTTTAGACGATCTGCCCCAGTATTTTGCGCTGCTGGGTTCAGTGTTAGGTTTTCTTTTAGGCGGGTTTGACGGCTATTTATATACGCTGTTAGGCTTTATCCTGATTGATTATCTCACCGGCCTGGTAGTTGCCATCACTCTGCGGCAGGTATCGAGTGAAGTTGGTTTTGTTGGCATTCTAAAAAAAATGCTGATTCTGGTGATGGTCGCAATGGGGCATCTATTGGATCAGAATCTTTTAGGGGCCGGAAATGCCCTGCGCACGGCGGTTATTTTCTTTTACACCGCTAACGAAGGGATTAGTATCACCGAAAACCTGACCCGTTTAGGTTTTCCCATTCCCGCCAAACTTAAAATGGTTCTGGCCCAACTTTATGACAAAGAAAAGGAGGAACACTAAGATGTATCTAAAACTGATTCAGGAGGCGCTAATCCGCGCCGGTTATTTCCCCGGTCCGGTAGACGGCCAGGATGGCCCCTTAACGCGGGCGGCAATTAAAGCTTTTCAAAGTGATCACGGCCTGACTGCCGATGGCTTGGTCGGGGCACTTACGCATCACGCTCTTTTTGACGGCAGCACCATGACCGATGCGGATAAACCGGCTTCCACCATAGACAATCAACAATTGACCCCGCATTTTAACCGAGAGGAGTTTAAATGTTGTTGTGAAGGCCGTTATTGCAATGGCTTCCCGGCCGAGATGAACCCGGAGCTGGTCGGTCGAATGGAAGCCATTCGTCTGGTTGTGGAGCTGCCGATTATCGTCACCTCCGGGGTTCGTTGCCCCACCCGCAATGCCGAAGTTGGCGGTATTCCCAATTCCCGCCATCTCAGTGGCAATGCGGCCGATTGTTATGTACCGGGAATGACCGTTTATGAACTGGCGGCAGCGGCGAGAAATGCCGGACTCGGCGTGATTGTTTATGAAAATGAAGGATTTTGTCATCTGGAGCTTTAATTTTTTTAAATTTTTCTCTTTTTTATGGCATGTTTTTCTCTTTTATTCCATTTATAAGTATAACCGATGAAAGGAGGTACACACAATGCCAGTAACAACTGATTTTCTCAGCAATAAGCTTCAAGTTCGTTCGAACTATGGCGTAGTCGATGGTAAAGAAGTGATTAAGTCAAAAACTTATTCGCATCTGAAAGAAACCGCTACCGATGATGATATTTATGCTGTGGCTGAATCGCTTGCCAGTTTGCAGGTCCCAACCATGGAAGAAGTAATCAAAATCGAAAGCACGCTCTTGATTCCCGGTGTTTAAAACACCCCTGCCGGTTAATTTGTAACTTCGCAAATTAGCCATTTTATTAGCTATAGGTAATTGCGAAAGTGCCGTGAGTTTTGGGCTCAGTTTCGCACGAAACAATTGCCTAACTAAATATGAAGAAAGGAGGTCAATGAATATGCCCGAAATTAAAGCCACTATGGTTTTTGAACGCGCCGACGGTAAAAAATCAACCGTTTCCGTGTCCGATGCTGACCCGGCGGTTACCGCAGCCGAACTAAACAGCGCGATGGACCTAATCCTCGCTAAAAACGTCTTTGCGCCTGACAATAACGAGTTTGTCAAAAAAATCAGCGGAAAGCTGATCAGTACGACAACTCAGGATTTTGAAATGTCCGTTTAATGACTGGCGAGGGGGGAACCCTCGTTAGCGATTAGCCGTAAACCCGTACCGATCAATTGTTAATCTGTTGTATGCACGCAATTCGGACAGTTGCAATTAAAGCTTTGGCTAAAAATAGCCTTTTCGCGGCAACTGTTCACCTTGAGACACACAACATGATCGAACAATTGTCGGTACTGCCGCTTATTTTATTTGCAGTTTGCAGCGAGGGGAAACCCTCGCTTTTTTAATACCTAAACGTGTTTTAATCCTATTTTAGAAAATGGTTGAAAAGTGAGCTAAAATCATTTATAATAAATTTACGAACATATGTTCTATTTTATCGAAAGAGGTGACAATGTGGAAAATAATAAAATGATTCTTTGGATTCGGGGCGCCAAACAAAAAGATCCCCACTGCCAGTTGGCTTTAATTAATGGCTTCAAGCCGCTTATTAAAGCGATGATCCGTCGTTATGTATACGATTCCCATGCTTTTGAAGATTATTTAAGTGAAGGAACGATTGTATTGCTTAATGCCATCGATACCTTTGATGAAAAATTGGGGGTTCCCTTTTCCGGCTACCTGAAAAAAGAACTCTTTTATTATTTTGTCAATGTCGCCAAAAATCATCAAAATTTGTATTCGCTTGATGCAACCGCTGATGAAGATACCACTGCTTTACAAAATAGCTTGCCCGACACAACTGATATTGAAGGCGATTTTCTCCACGGCGCAGATTTACAAGCTTTATTTGTTTATCTGCCCAAACTAAGAGAACGACAACGATGGATTATTGACGAACATTATTTTAAAAACCGCAGTTTTCGGGAAATTGCCAATAGCATCGGGGTCAGTTCCAACAGCCTGGTAAAACTCCACCGGCGGGCCATTTCGGATTTACGAACATATCTGGGCATTGAACTGGTCAATTGATGTTGGCAAACTCTGTCACGCCGGTGTAATATAAGCTGGTTTCAGTCGTCATCCCTTTTAAGACATACAACGTCGCTCGGGCATGACATGGGGACATTTCGATCGTCATCTCTTTTTTAAGACTTACAGCGTTGCTCGGGCATGACGTGGGGACATTTCGATCGTCATCTCTTTTAAGACTTACGGCGCTGCTCGGGCATGACTTGGGGACATTTCGCCGGTCATCCCTTTGGGCTGACCGGCGTAACGTCCCCACGTCACGCCCTACCAAGTCCCCAGGTCACGCTCTATTTGAGGGTTTCAGCGATTTGATTTAGCTTTTTTAAACGATGATACACCCCGGATTTCCCGACCGGAGGGTCCAGGCGTTCGCCGAGTTCTTTAATGCTGGCGTCGGGATAATTTAAACGCAGTTCGGCAATATCATAAAGGTTAGCCGGTAGGTTTTTTAACCCCAGTCGTTCTTTGACGAGCATAATATCGGCTACCTGATCATAAGAGGCGGCAATCGTCTTATTAAGATTGGCGGTTTCGCAATTAACCTGGCGATTCACATCATTTCGCATTTCCTTAACAATCCGGATATTCTCCATCTCCAACAATCCCCGATGAGCGCCGATTACATTGAGAAAATCGGCCACACTTCCACCTTCCTTGAGATAAAGTACCCAATGCGCTTTGCGGTGAATCAGGTTAGACTTAATTCCATAACGATCGAGTATCGTTTTAATGCTTTGCAGATAGGCACACTGTTCGTTTGTAATGGCCGGGCTGCGTTCTATTTTTTTGTTCGCGATCGCAACTTTTTTCCCGACCAACTCTAAATGATAAGTTTTTTCCGGATTGGACACCGAACCGCAGCCTAAAAAAACGCCGCGAACATACGCTTTTGTCTGGTTGTCCTGGTTTTTAAATTGTTCCGGAACCTGATTGGCAAAAAAGGCCTGACCCTGGGTGTTAAACGATAAAATCTGACATGTTTCCAGAATCTTTTGGGCAATCGTATTTTCTTCAATAACAACCCGATAAGCGCGATGTTCTTTGAACTTTCGCGTTTTTTCAATTTTAATTTTTGCCTTTACCTGATACAACCCTTTAATCAATTGATAACATCTGGCGGCAACCGAGGGATTTTCTGTCTTGACACTAATGCTCATCCCCGCGGATTCATCAATCGCAATGGTGGCAATCGATCCAATCATCCCTGACAATTCAGCCTGTTGTGAGGCAATCGAACCAAAGGGCAGTTTTGATAGATCTTTTTTTAAAATAGCTGAAAATGTCATTGCTTTTTCCTTTCACACAGCGATGCTTATTAGGTAATTGCGAAAATGCCGTGAGCTTCGGGCCCAGTTTCGCACGAAACAATTTCTACACGGTACGGCGGACAGTTCGATGAACTGTTCGCCTACACGTTACGAAATTGTTTGTGGAAACTGAACCCAAAGCAACCACTGTTCGATGTTTTTTTATTTCGCAATTACCTAAGCGATGCTTATGTTTATTTTACATAGGTTTCAAAAATGCGGCGGGCCAGCAGATCGGCGTCATGGCGAACAAAGCCATTTTCCATCACCACATAGTCGTCTAATAAATAATCATATCCTTCTAAATGTTTTTCCATCGGAACGACACTTGCATCACATTTTTTATATTTTTCTTCAATGCTTTTGGGCAGGTTCCCGGTGTTGGCCACGACATAATCAAACAACTTTCCCTCGGCCTGATCAAGATGCGCTTCAATCGCCCGAATATGGTCTTCCTGGGTGTAATTACTTGTTTCGCCGGGTTGCGTCATGATATTGCAGATGTAAAAACGCTTGGCGCGACTATCAAAAATAGCTCTGGCGATATCTTTCACCAACAGGTTAGGAATCACACTGGTGTAAAGGCTGCCCGGTCCCAGGATGATCAGATCGGCGTCACAGATGGCTTCAATCGTTTCCGGCAACGGTTTAATATCGTTGGGTTTTAAAAATATTTGGGCGATGGCACTTTGTTGTTTCATCGCTGCCTCGGGAATAGCGGATTCGCCTTCAATTATTTCGCCGTTTTTCAACGTTCCCATCAGAACCATTTGCGACAAAGTCACCGGCAGAACCTCGCCTTTTATTTGCAGAACATCAGATGTGCGTCTAACGGCATCGTAAAAATCATGGCTGATGCCGTTCATCGCGGCTAAAAATAAATTGCCAAAACTTTGCCCAGCCATCGATCCGCCGGGAAAGCGATAATTAAACAATTCCTGCATCACATTTTCGTCATCCGCCAAAGCCAATATGCAACTTCTAATATCGCCCGGTGGGAGGATGCCTAAATCTTCTCGCAGCCGTCCCGATCCGCCCCCATCATCGCCGACAGTCACAATCGCCGTCAGATTATTGGTGTATTTTTTTAACCCGCGTAGGATCACCGATAAACCGGTGCCTCCGCCAATGGCGACCACCTTGGGATTTCTCACTTTGACAATATCTTTTAGGGTAAACTCCCTTATATATTCTTTCATATCCATGATAGAATTCACATCCTTTTATTTTAGTTTTTTAACTAGCGGTGCCAGTCGTCCCGGTCATGACATGGGGACGCGACGGGATGTCATCTCTTTGGAGTCGACACACCGTATCGTCCCCATATCACGCCCTAACGCTGTCACACCCAACTTGGTAAGGTTTCCCCTTTATCGCAAGTTTAGTGTTCAAGCCGATTTTTCTTGATATCCCGGTGTTTAAGGTTTGTTTCATAACCTTTTTCCCGCAAAGCCTGATTTAAAAGATAAGCTAAGGTGACCGAACGATGCTGCCCACCGGTACAACCGATCGCAATTTCAATCGTATTTTTCGAGACCTTGTAAAATTGCGGAATAACAAATTCAATTAGATCCAGAAGTTTAGTTAAGAATATCTGTGCTTCTGGAAATGACATCACATAATCTCGGACCGTCTGATCTTCACCGGTTAGATTTCTTAGTTCCTTCCGATAAAAAGGATTAACCAGAAAACGGACATCAAAAACATAATCAGCCCCCATCGGGCTGGCGTATTTAAATCCAAATGAATAGATTTTTACCTTTGGTTTGGCATTATCTTTATCATTTTCAACCAGTTTGATAAGTTTTTCTTTAAGTTGACTTACTTTGATGTCCGAAGTATCAATCTCTTCATCGGCAATTTCCCGCAGCCGTTCCAGACTTTTTCGTTCCTGCTGAATGGCTTCTAATAAATTGCCGGTCGAATTGGTTAAGGGATGATTACGCCGGGTTTCCTGATATCGGGACACCAATACTTCATCTCGGGCATTTAAAAAAATGAGCTCAATACCATCTTTTGCTTCTTTGTAATCTGCCAGCGAATAATCTTTTCCATCTAAAAAAACATCACCACGCACATCGGTTACCAGCGCAATTTTTTCAATTTCGGTGGCTGACTGCTGACACAGATTAACAAACGTCACAATCAATTGAGGCGGGATATTATCGACACAAAAAAAACCCAGATCTTCAAGGATTTGTATCGCCTGAGATTTTCCGGCTCCTGACATGCCTGTTATAATGATGATTTTCATGACTTCTTCCTTTTCTTTAAGTGATACGGGTGACAGGTGACATGGGGACGTTTCACTTGTCATCCTTGGGCTGACTTTCAGGCTGTCAAAAAAGACAACGTCGAACCGACAATTGTTCGATCATATTTGCACGCCTCAAGGCGAACAGTTACCGCAAAAAAGCTATTTTTAGCCAAAGCTTTGC
This is a stretch of genomic DNA from Acetobacterium woodii DSM 1030. It encodes these proteins:
- a CDS encoding transposase, encoding MNGDFDALCRRELLSGADRYYDYIMKSLASGMIRKDIYREIKKQGYSGQVSTAYDYMNKLIEAHGIEIAVYRSASIESISRKKQLSKFDHVTRRSIFRFLWMNDAVLSGYRECLMEKYPIIGELYKCIKEFRRIFKEKSLPQLYLFIDRYKKSNVKELAIFAAGLEKDLEAVENAVISDLSNGFVEGVNNKLKMIKRTMYGRCGQKLLTAKLMYDPHSKPG
- a CDS encoding transposase; the encoded protein is MDSPNTLILDHYFPSDVLKITEVIETDKIIIHMKSLSRTCICPRCHQTLNHYHGTYTRKVQDLPILGKNVQLRIKAHEYICDNEACSVKTVAETFNDFLNANRRMTQRCEDFICLLAMETSCEGCARICQAMNLYISGDSVIRFLTEHYEAQPVPVCSETIGVDDFAFKKRSRYGTVIVDEATHKPVAVLNGRDSNTLKAWLRQNRQVKRITRDRAGAYASAIREILPDAMQIADRFHLHQNLLEAVQNALKSVVPADIKIPIDQDHSDKQQPKEKTAEGFKKK
- a CDS encoding RNA polymerase sigma factor, which encodes MNLFLNMVVPENINSEERPKLQIDETIFTRIAQNDMDAFEEFYRLTERTVYAFVLSTLKNHDDALDVVQDTYLKIRAAAHLYNPMGKPMAWVFTIARNLSISKLRLKQKNDSVEITDLENDSNFSYITDNEDRLVLQAALKILNAEETEIILLHAISGFTHREIANNLEMKLSTVLSKYHRGLKKLKKYLTEQEVI
- a CDS encoding PocR ligand-binding domain-containing protein, which gives rise to MEKKVNYSVDDLIDLHVLQQFQDSFAKALGMASVSVDNVKGTITEPSNFTDFCMKYTRGSTEGNKRCVSCDINGGKKAGTSGKPAVYSCHAGLVDFAAPIVVDGVQIGAILGGQVLDAPPDEAKFRKIAREIGVDEDEYIAALRKITIVPRAKITAAADMLYIFANSISKMGHHNRLLVDETEKFQSISENMFENIRTVSEVIANFSVQIDSLIKASDELLESSTVSKNKVKETDSILKFIRDVATQTNLLGLNAAIEATRAGEFGRGFNVVADEVRKLAVMSVDSAKKIESILDSIVVSMNSVESQAAKSYKIIGEHQDAMIEINEKLALLNQISDKLKVEINTLKNSIY
- a CDS encoding phage holin family protein, which translates into the protein MKKFLDDLPQYFALLGSVLGFLLGGFDGYLYTLLGFILIDYLTGLVVAITLRQVSSEVGFVGILKKMLILVMVAMGHLLDQNLLGAGNALRTAVIFFYTANEGISITENLTRLGFPIPAKLKMVLAQLYDKEKEEH
- a CDS encoding D-Ala-D-Ala carboxypeptidase family metallohydrolase; protein product: MYLKLIQEALIRAGYFPGPVDGQDGPLTRAAIKAFQSDHGLTADGLVGALTHHALFDGSTMTDADKPASTIDNQQLTPHFNREEFKCCCEGRYCNGFPAEMNPELVGRMEAIRLVVELPIIVTSGVRCPTRNAEVGGIPNSRHLSGNAADCYVPGMTVYELAAAARNAGLGVIVYENEGFCHLEL
- a CDS encoding DUF1659 domain-containing protein, producing MPVTTDFLSNKLQVRSNYGVVDGKEVIKSKTYSHLKETATDDDIYAVAESLASLQVPTMEEVIKIESTLLIPGV
- a CDS encoding DUF2922 domain-containing protein, which encodes MNMPEIKATMVFERADGKKSTVSVSDADPAVTAAELNSAMDLILAKNVFAPDNNEFVKKISGKLISTTTQDFEMSV
- a CDS encoding sigma-70 family RNA polymerase sigma factor, translated to MENNKMILWIRGAKQKDPHCQLALINGFKPLIKAMIRRYVYDSHAFEDYLSEGTIVLLNAIDTFDEKLGVPFSGYLKKELFYYFVNVAKNHQNLYSLDATADEDTTALQNSLPDTTDIEGDFLHGADLQALFVYLPKLRERQRWIIDEHYFKNRSFREIANSIGVSSNSLVKLHRRAISDLRTYLGIELVN
- the whiA gene encoding DNA-binding protein WhiA, giving the protein MTFSAILKKDLSKLPFGSIASQQAELSGMIGSIATIAIDESAGMSISVKTENPSVAARCYQLIKGLYQVKAKIKIEKTRKFKEHRAYRVVIEENTIAQKILETCQILSFNTQGQAFFANQVPEQFKNQDNQTKAYVRGVFLGCGSVSNPEKTYHLELVGKKVAIANKKIERSPAITNEQCAYLQSIKTILDRYGIKSNLIHRKAHWVLYLKEGGSVADFLNVIGAHRGLLEMENIRIVKEMRNDVNRQVNCETANLNKTIAASYDQVADIMLVKERLGLKNLPANLYDIAELRLNYPDASIKELGERLDPPVGKSGVYHRLKKLNQIAETLK
- a CDS encoding gluconeogenesis factor YvcK family protein, with product MDMKEYIREFTLKDIVKVRNPKVVAIGGGTGLSVILRGLKKYTNNLTAIVTVGDDGGGSGRLREDLGILPPGDIRSCILALADDENVMQELFNYRFPGGSMAGQSFGNLFLAAMNGISHDFYDAVRRTSDVLQIKGEVLPVTLSQMVLMGTLKNGEIIEGESAIPEAAMKQQSAIAQIFLKPNDIKPLPETIEAICDADLIILGPGSLYTSVIPNLLVKDIARAIFDSRAKRFYICNIMTQPGETSNYTQEDHIRAIEAHLDQAEGKLFDYVVANTGNLPKSIEEKYKKCDASVVPMEKHLEGYDYLLDDYVVMENGFVRHDADLLARRIFETYVK
- the rapZ gene encoding RNase adapter RapZ is translated as MKIIIITGMSGAGKSQAIQILEDLGFFCVDNIPPQLIVTFVNLCQQSATEIEKIALVTDVRGDVFLDGKDYSLADYKEAKDGIELIFLNARDEVLVSRYQETRRNHPLTNSTGNLLEAIQQERKSLERLREIADEEIDTSDIKVSQLKEKLIKLVENDKDNAKPKVKIYSFGFKYASPMGADYVFDVRFLVNPFYRKELRNLTGEDQTVRDYVMSFPEAQIFLTKLLDLIEFVIPQFYKVSKNTIEIAIGCTGGQHRSVTLAYLLNQALREKGYETNLKHRDIKKNRLEH